One Cryobacterium psychrophilum DNA segment encodes these proteins:
- a CDS encoding acyl-CoA dehydrogenase family protein — MPDRETRHAELAEKYLPEDLLERFRERADVYDRENRFFDEDLTELIAQGYLTMFVPKTFGGAGLSLGEVSRLQQRLATAAPATALAVNMHLMCTGVVRAMFERGDRSLSYVFDEAMTGEIFAFGVSEPANDWVLQDSNTVAQPQEDGGYLLTGVKIFTSLSPVWTRMITHGLDSTDAENPTLVYGFVERSADGISVSDQWDVLGMRASQSRATILKNVRIRPEKVARKIPTGRHPDLLTFAITSHFQLLIGSVYAGVARRALDLGAQGLKSRQSAKSGTTYAEVPEFRARLADALMEYMAVPAQLDTYSRDFDDLVDHGAGWPLRLVSARINAATVARHAAETALMCAGGAGFNNNNELSRLFRDATAGLFHPPSADAARPMYAAALLDDN; from the coding sequence ATGCCAGACCGGGAAACCCGACACGCAGAGTTGGCCGAGAAGTATCTGCCCGAGGACCTGCTGGAACGATTCCGTGAGCGCGCCGACGTGTACGACCGGGAGAACCGCTTCTTCGACGAGGATCTCACCGAACTCATCGCGCAGGGGTATCTCACCATGTTCGTGCCGAAGACCTTCGGCGGCGCGGGACTTTCCCTGGGCGAGGTGTCCCGGCTGCAGCAACGTCTGGCCACGGCCGCTCCGGCGACGGCCCTCGCGGTGAACATGCACCTCATGTGCACCGGGGTCGTGCGTGCAATGTTCGAGCGCGGCGACCGTTCGCTGTCGTACGTGTTCGATGAGGCGATGACCGGCGAGATCTTCGCGTTCGGGGTGAGCGAGCCTGCGAATGACTGGGTGCTGCAGGACTCGAACACCGTCGCCCAACCGCAGGAGGACGGCGGCTACCTGCTGACCGGGGTCAAGATCTTCACATCGCTGTCGCCGGTGTGGACACGCATGATCACCCACGGGCTGGACAGCACGGATGCCGAGAATCCGACGCTCGTGTACGGATTCGTCGAGCGCTCGGCCGACGGCATCTCGGTGTCTGACCAGTGGGATGTGCTCGGCATGCGCGCGTCGCAGAGCCGGGCGACGATCCTGAAGAACGTGCGGATACGGCCCGAGAAAGTCGCCCGCAAGATCCCGACGGGACGGCACCCCGACCTGCTGACGTTCGCGATCACGAGCCACTTCCAGCTGCTGATCGGGTCGGTCTACGCCGGGGTTGCGCGGCGCGCCCTCGATCTGGGCGCGCAGGGGCTGAAGAGCCGCCAGTCGGCCAAGAGCGGCACGACGTACGCCGAGGTGCCGGAGTTCCGGGCACGCCTGGCCGACGCGCTCATGGAATACATGGCCGTGCCGGCGCAACTGGACACCTACAGCCGCGACTTCGACGACCTCGTCGACCACGGGGCCGGATGGCCATTGCGGTTGGTCAGCGCACGCATCAACGCGGCGACCGTTGCGCGGCACGCGGCCGAGACCGCGCTGATGTGCGCGGGCGGTGCCGGGTTCAACAACAATAACGAGCTCAGCCGCCTGTTCCGGGATGCCACGGCCGGCCTTTTCCACCCGCCGAGCGCCGACGCCGCCCGGCCGATGTACGCGGCCGCGTTACTCGACGACAACTGA
- a CDS encoding YrhK family protein, producing MSLVMIRTLVQDYEHIHTAVGIIGNLLFVVGSVLFYKAFEQYYTLAVSLFVVGSAFMLIGSLGNGLRRLWQRREEKSSHSTGRGRGR from the coding sequence ATGAGTCTTGTCATGATCCGCACCCTCGTCCAGGACTACGAGCACATCCACACCGCCGTCGGTATCATCGGGAACCTGCTGTTCGTCGTGGGTTCGGTGCTGTTCTACAAGGCCTTCGAGCAGTACTACACGCTTGCCGTGTCGCTGTTCGTCGTCGGCTCGGCCTTCATGTTGATCGGCTCGCTCGGGAACGGGCTGCGGCGGCTCTGGCAGCGCCGCGAGGAGAAGTCGTCCCACAGCACAGGTCGCGGCCGAGGACGATGA
- a CDS encoding acetoin reductase, with the protein MNAERIDGPGDIRIDDIPEPTSRPVTALVTGAGQGIGRAIALRLAKDGANIALVDINNEKIAIVAKEIEQIGRRAATIVADVSDRDQIYAAIDTAEAELGGFDIIVNNAGIAQVAPISEVDPDSVRQILSVNVEGVLWGIQAAAKKFIERGVKGKIINASSIAGHEGFAMLGVYSATKFAVRALTQSAAKEYATHGITVNAYCPGVVGTDMWVTIDERFAELTGAEKGATFDQFVKGIALGRAQTPEDVANFVSFLAGPDSDYMTGQAVLIDGGIVYR; encoded by the coding sequence ATGAACGCTGAACGTATCGACGGTCCCGGCGACATCCGCATCGATGACATCCCCGAACCCACGTCCCGACCTGTCACCGCCCTCGTGACCGGCGCAGGTCAGGGCATCGGCCGAGCCATCGCCCTCAGGCTGGCCAAAGACGGTGCAAATATCGCGCTTGTCGACATCAACAATGAAAAGATTGCGATAGTCGCCAAAGAGATCGAGCAGATTGGCAGGAGGGCCGCCACGATCGTTGCCGACGTCAGCGACCGTGATCAGATCTATGCCGCCATCGACACGGCCGAAGCCGAGCTCGGTGGATTCGACATCATCGTCAACAATGCTGGCATTGCCCAGGTGGCCCCAATATCCGAAGTCGACCCCGACTCCGTCAGGCAGATTCTCTCCGTCAACGTCGAGGGAGTGCTTTGGGGTATCCAGGCAGCCGCAAAGAAGTTCATCGAACGCGGAGTGAAAGGCAAGATCATCAATGCCTCTTCCATCGCCGGACATGAAGGTTTCGCAATGCTGGGCGTCTACAGTGCCACGAAGTTCGCGGTCCGCGCGCTCACCCAGTCGGCCGCCAAGGAGTACGCAACGCACGGCATCACCGTGAATGCCTATTGCCCCGGCGTCGTTGGCACAGACATGTGGGTGACCATCGACGAACGATTTGCCGAACTGACCGGTGCCGAGAAGGGCGCAACGTTCGACCAGTTCGTCAAGGGTATTGCCCTCGGACGCGCACAGACTCCTGAGGACGTCGCGAACTTCGTCTCGTTCCTCGCCGGGCCGGACTCCGACTACATGACGGGACAGGCCGTACTCATCGATGGTGGGATCGTTTATCGGTAG
- a CDS encoding class I SAM-dependent methyltransferase, which translates to MTTFKEHGPGKLERAKRPDTEGKLTLAEILEIMAGGRLPLRFTAYDGSSAGPVDAPLGLELKTPRGTTYLATGRGDLGLARAYIAGDLEVHGVHPGDPYELLRALAGELVFKLPPRVTANIIRSVGAQHLLPIAPPPQEWQPRWRRAVGGLRHSKTRDAEVIHHHYDVSNTFYEWVLGPSMTYTCACYPRPDASLDEAQENKYRLVFEKLRLKPGDRLLDVGCGWGGMVRYAARRGVDATGVTLSQEQAAWAQRAINEEGLTDLAQVRYGDYRDIQETGFDAVSSIGLLEHIGVRNYPSYFDFLQSRLRPAGLLLNHCITRPDNRSEPSTRGFIDRYVFPDGELTGSGRIISAAQDVGLEVLHEENLRHHYAMTLRDWCANLVEHWDEAVAEVGLNTAKVWGLYMAGSRLAFETGGIQLHQVLAVKPGDGGGVGDLPLRPWWTP; encoded by the coding sequence ATGACCACGTTCAAGGAACACGGGCCGGGCAAGCTAGAACGCGCAAAGAGGCCGGACACGGAGGGGAAGCTCACCCTCGCCGAGATCCTGGAGATCATGGCCGGCGGGCGGCTCCCGCTGAGATTCACCGCCTACGACGGGAGTTCCGCTGGCCCGGTCGATGCACCGCTCGGTCTGGAGTTGAAGACGCCGCGGGGCACGACGTATCTGGCCACCGGCCGCGGCGATCTGGGCCTTGCCCGTGCCTACATTGCCGGTGACCTTGAGGTACACGGGGTGCACCCGGGTGACCCCTACGAACTCCTCAGGGCGCTCGCCGGCGAGCTGGTCTTCAAGCTGCCGCCGCGAGTGACGGCCAACATCATCCGCTCCGTCGGAGCCCAGCACCTGCTCCCGATCGCACCGCCGCCGCAGGAGTGGCAGCCCCGCTGGCGCCGCGCTGTCGGGGGACTCCGGCACAGCAAGACCCGAGACGCCGAAGTGATCCACCACCACTACGACGTATCGAATACCTTCTACGAGTGGGTGCTCGGGCCGTCGATGACCTACACCTGCGCGTGCTATCCGCGCCCCGACGCATCGCTGGATGAGGCGCAGGAGAACAAATATCGGCTGGTGTTCGAGAAGCTGCGCCTGAAGCCGGGCGACCGGCTGCTCGACGTCGGGTGCGGCTGGGGCGGCATGGTGCGCTATGCCGCCCGCCGCGGCGTCGATGCCACGGGCGTGACGCTGTCGCAAGAGCAGGCCGCGTGGGCGCAGCGGGCAATCAATGAGGAGGGCCTGACCGATCTGGCCCAGGTTCGCTACGGCGACTACCGCGATATCCAGGAGACCGGCTTCGACGCCGTGTCGTCGATCGGGCTGCTTGAGCACATCGGCGTGCGCAACTATCCCTCGTACTTCGACTTCCTGCAATCCCGGCTGCGCCCCGCCGGGCTGCTGCTCAACCACTGCATCACCCGGCCGGACAACCGATCCGAACCGTCCACCCGCGGGTTCATCGACCGCTATGTCTTCCCCGACGGGGAACTCACCGGCTCGGGCCGCATCATCAGCGCGGCACAGGATGTCGGGTTGGAGGTGCTGCACGAGGAGAACCTGCGCCATCATTACGCGATGACACTGCGCGACTGGTGCGCCAACCTCGTCGAGCACTGGGATGAGGCGGTCGCCGAAGTGGGGCTGAACACTGCGAAGGTCTGGGGCCTGTACATGGCCGGGTCACGGCTCGCGTTCGAGACCGGTGGCATCCAGCTGCACCAGGTGCTGGCGGTCAAGCCTGGTGACGGTGGCGGCGTCGGCGACCTGCCGCTGCGGCCGTGGTGGACGCCCTAG
- a CDS encoding FAD-binding oxidoreductase, whose protein sequence is MERLLESYRAVPSSASVRLAKPTSNLFRSRAKPNARGLDTSGLTGVIAVDPEARTADVGGMCTYENLVAATLPHGLAPLVVPQLKTITLGGAVTGLGIESTSFRNGMPHESVLEMDILTGAGEVVTVSPIEHEDLYRAFPNSYGTLGYAVRLRIQLEPVEPFVALRHLRFHSLTDLVAAMDRIIATGGVDGIHVDYLDGVVFSTDESYLCLGTQTAASGPVSDYTGQQIYYRSIAHDNGTKDDRLTIHDYLWRWDTDWFWCSEAFGAQRPRIRRLWPRTLRRSSFYSKLMRYEQRFHIGNRIERLNSRPPRERVVQDIEVPIERCAEFLDWFLASVPIEPIWLCPLRLQGDGWPLYPIRPQQTYVNVGFWSTVPVGASEGETNRLIERKVSELHGHKSLYSDSYYSPEEFGELYGGETYRTVKKRYDPDSRLLDLYAKAVQRQ, encoded by the coding sequence GTGGAGCGCCTCCTGGAGAGCTATCGGGCGGTCCCGTCGTCGGCCTCCGTTCGGCTCGCCAAGCCCACCTCGAACCTGTTCCGGTCACGCGCCAAGCCGAACGCCAGGGGCCTCGATACGTCGGGATTGACGGGCGTCATCGCCGTCGACCCGGAAGCGCGCACGGCCGACGTGGGCGGCATGTGCACCTATGAGAATCTCGTCGCCGCGACGCTGCCTCACGGGTTGGCGCCGCTGGTGGTGCCGCAGCTGAAGACGATCACGCTGGGCGGCGCGGTCACCGGCCTCGGCATCGAGTCGACATCCTTCCGCAATGGCATGCCACACGAGTCGGTGCTGGAGATGGATATCCTCACCGGCGCGGGCGAGGTGGTCACCGTCTCGCCCATCGAGCACGAAGACCTCTACCGCGCCTTCCCCAACTCCTACGGCACGCTCGGCTACGCGGTGCGCCTGCGCATCCAACTGGAGCCCGTCGAACCGTTCGTCGCACTCCGCCATCTGCGGTTCCACTCGCTCACCGATCTGGTCGCCGCGATGGACCGCATCATCGCGACCGGTGGCGTGGACGGTATTCACGTGGACTACCTCGACGGCGTGGTGTTCAGCACCGACGAGAGCTACCTCTGTCTGGGCACGCAGACCGCGGCATCCGGCCCGGTGAGCGACTACACCGGCCAGCAGATCTATTACCGCTCCATCGCGCACGATAACGGTACCAAGGATGACCGGCTCACGATTCACGACTACCTGTGGCGTTGGGACACGGACTGGTTCTGGTGCTCGGAGGCGTTCGGCGCGCAGCGTCCGCGCATCCGCCGACTGTGGCCGCGAACGCTTCGGCGCAGCAGCTTCTACTCGAAGCTGATGCGCTACGAACAACGATTCCACATCGGCAATCGCATCGAGCGCCTCAACAGCCGTCCACCACGCGAGCGCGTCGTGCAGGACATCGAGGTGCCGATCGAACGGTGTGCAGAGTTCCTGGACTGGTTCCTTGCCAGCGTGCCAATCGAGCCGATCTGGCTGTGCCCGCTGCGGTTGCAGGGCGACGGCTGGCCGCTCTACCCGATCCGGCCGCAGCAGACCTATGTCAACGTCGGCTTCTGGTCGACGGTGCCGGTGGGGGCAAGCGAAGGGGAGACGAACCGTCTGATCGAGCGCAAGGTCAGCGAACTCCACGGGCACAAGTCGCTGTATTCCGACTCCTACTATTCCCCGGAGGAGTTCGGCGAACTGTATGGCGGAGAAACCTATCGGACCGTGAAGAAGCGGTACGACCCCGATTCACGTCTCCTCGATCTCTACGCCAAGGCGGTGCAACGACAATGA
- a CDS encoding erythromycin esterase family protein, protein MNAAPGHDATPAKIAAEIRSLARPLGTAGDLDAYTLLARFERWPTWMWANHEVAEFLGWLRERNLARPAGERVGFYGLDVYSLWDSLREIIGWLEVNAPDAVPDALRAWRCFVPYGEDPPRYAWSTRLVPETCEADGVALLIEVRRRA, encoded by the coding sequence ATGAACGCGGCGCCGGGTCACGACGCCACCCCGGCGAAGATCGCGGCGGAAATCCGGTCCCTGGCGCGTCCCCTGGGCACCGCGGGCGACCTCGACGCATACACCCTGCTCGCCCGGTTCGAACGATGGCCCACCTGGATGTGGGCGAACCACGAGGTAGCCGAGTTCCTCGGCTGGCTGCGCGAGCGCAACCTGGCCAGGCCCGCGGGGGAACGCGTGGGCTTCTACGGACTTGACGTGTACTCTCTCTGGGACTCGCTGCGCGAGATTATCGGCTGGCTCGAAGTCAACGCCCCGGATGCCGTGCCGGATGCGCTGCGGGCGTGGCGGTGCTTCGTGCCCTACGGGGAAGATCCCCCGCGGTACGCCTGGAGCACCCGGCTGGTGCCGGAGACCTGTGAGGCCGACGGTGTCGCCCTGCTGATCGAGGTGCGCCGCCGCGCCTAG
- a CDS encoding phosphoribosyltransferase family protein, with translation MVVFADRIDAGRQLAEQLEFLRGQDVVVLGLPRGGVPVAAEVAAALGAPLDVILVRKLGVPIQPELAMGAIGEGGVRVLNDEVLSMARVTEEEFRAVEERERAQLDARMALFRKGHERIDLTGRIAVIVDDGIATGSTARVACEVARRLGAAKVILGVTVAPAETIRNLPGADEVVCVHLPRQLIAVGNHYVDFSPTSDEEVIRLLAAAGRPSAGAAGTTDPAESSGAETDAEIEIPVGEVYLGAHLRIPPAATGLVLFAHGSGSSRHSPRNRFVAEVLHEAGLATLLLDLLTPEEEPSRANVFDIKLLADRLAGATEWVGNQPETASLAVGYFGASTGAGAALWAAAHSSARIGAVVSRGGRPDLAGPWLAQVQAPTLLIVGGADQEVLDLNRRAQVELRCPNHLAVVPGATHLFEEPGTLAEAAALARDWFTDHLSPRADGRPARDKQ, from the coding sequence ATGGTCGTATTCGCTGATCGTATTGATGCCGGCCGCCAACTGGCGGAGCAGCTGGAGTTCCTGCGCGGGCAGGATGTGGTGGTCCTGGGGCTTCCCAGAGGCGGTGTTCCCGTGGCCGCGGAGGTGGCGGCAGCACTGGGGGCGCCCCTGGACGTGATTCTGGTCCGCAAGCTCGGGGTCCCGATCCAGCCCGAACTGGCGATGGGGGCCATCGGCGAGGGCGGGGTGCGGGTACTCAACGACGAGGTGCTCTCGATGGCGCGAGTCACGGAGGAGGAGTTCCGTGCCGTAGAGGAACGAGAGCGGGCACAGCTCGACGCCCGAATGGCCCTGTTCCGGAAGGGCCATGAGCGCATCGACCTGACCGGTCGGATTGCCGTCATCGTGGACGACGGTATCGCGACGGGCTCGACCGCACGCGTGGCGTGCGAGGTGGCCCGCCGGCTCGGAGCCGCAAAGGTGATATTGGGCGTGACGGTCGCCCCCGCCGAAACCATCCGCAACCTGCCGGGCGCCGACGAGGTCGTCTGCGTGCATTTACCTCGGCAGCTGATCGCGGTCGGCAACCATTACGTCGACTTCTCCCCGACCAGCGACGAGGAGGTAATCCGGCTGCTCGCCGCCGCGGGGCGGCCGTCCGCAGGCGCCGCAGGAACGACGGATCCGGCAGAGTCGTCAGGAGCTGAAACCGACGCGGAGATCGAGATCCCCGTCGGCGAGGTCTACCTCGGCGCGCATCTGCGAATTCCCCCGGCTGCCACCGGCCTGGTGCTGTTCGCCCACGGGAGCGGTAGCAGCCGCCACAGTCCCCGCAACAGGTTCGTCGCCGAAGTGTTGCACGAGGCGGGCCTGGCGACGCTGCTGCTTGACCTGCTCACCCCGGAGGAGGAACCGAGCCGCGCCAATGTGTTCGACATCAAGCTGCTCGCAGACCGGCTCGCCGGGGCAACCGAGTGGGTGGGAAACCAGCCCGAAACCGCATCACTCGCCGTCGGCTACTTTGGAGCGAGCACCGGAGCCGGGGCGGCACTCTGGGCGGCCGCGCACTCCAGCGCGCGGATCGGCGCGGTGGTGTCGCGTGGCGGCCGCCCGGACCTGGCCGGTCCCTGGCTGGCCCAGGTGCAGGCCCCGACGCTGCTGATCGTCGGTGGTGCCGACCAGGAGGTGCTTGACCTCAACCGTCGGGCCCAGGTCGAGCTGCGCTGCCCCAACCACCTCGCGGTCGTACCGGGTGCCACGCACCTCTTCGAAGAGCCGGGCACCCTGGCGGAGGCAGCAGCCCTGGCCCGGGATTGGTTCACCGACCATCTCTCGCCGCGCGCCGACGGGCGACCCGCCCGGGACAAGCAATGA
- a CDS encoding diaminopropionate ammonia-lyase encodes MIPTQTTFWYSNPTARSWRTSAPESAVPFHRSLDGYTPTPLVGLPSLAAELGVGQVLLKDESNRLGLPAFKILGASWAVCRALCQRYDLDPEGMTVPRLKGFIRTNVGVAEAPVLVTATDGNHGRAVARMAALLGLVSRIYIPAGLSSSAIDGIRSEGADVVETDGIYDDVVTLAAESTEGEALDVLIQDTAWEGYMQVPQWIVDGYGTLFGEIDDALQELHVAGPDLVVCPVGVGSLAQALVEHYRTAGNAAPALLSSEPDTAACIAQSLLTGKPVVVATTYPSIMSGLNCGTPSELAWPALRAGLDAAVSVSESECRQAVLDLQHLGLDVGPCGAASLAGVRTAVARPERRQQLGLDGNSVIVLVSTEGLAANPLR; translated from the coding sequence ATGATTCCGACACAGACCACCTTCTGGTATTCGAATCCGACCGCCCGCTCCTGGCGAACTTCAGCACCCGAATCTGCCGTGCCATTTCATCGCAGCCTTGACGGCTACACGCCGACTCCCCTGGTTGGCCTGCCGTCCCTCGCCGCAGAGCTGGGAGTCGGTCAGGTGCTGCTCAAGGACGAGTCCAACCGACTGGGCCTGCCCGCCTTCAAAATCCTTGGGGCGTCGTGGGCCGTTTGCAGGGCACTGTGCCAGCGTTACGATCTGGACCCCGAGGGGATGACTGTCCCCCGGCTCAAGGGATTCATCCGCACCAACGTGGGCGTTGCCGAAGCGCCGGTGCTCGTCACGGCCACTGATGGCAATCACGGCCGAGCAGTAGCCAGGATGGCAGCGCTGTTGGGCCTGGTCTCGCGGATCTACATCCCGGCGGGTCTGAGCTCATCTGCGATCGACGGCATCAGGAGCGAAGGTGCAGACGTGGTTGAAACCGATGGCATCTACGACGATGTCGTCACCCTGGCGGCGGAATCCACCGAGGGCGAAGCGTTGGATGTACTGATTCAAGACACAGCGTGGGAGGGATACATGCAGGTCCCCCAATGGATCGTTGACGGGTACGGCACGTTGTTTGGCGAAATTGACGACGCACTTCAGGAGCTGCACGTGGCCGGTCCGGATCTGGTCGTCTGCCCTGTCGGGGTAGGTTCCCTGGCCCAGGCACTGGTGGAGCACTACCGGACCGCCGGAAATGCGGCCCCGGCACTTCTGAGTTCCGAACCGGACACCGCCGCCTGCATTGCCCAGTCCTTATTGACGGGCAAACCCGTCGTGGTGGCCACGACCTACCCGTCCATCATGTCAGGACTCAATTGCGGCACACCCTCTGAACTGGCCTGGCCCGCGCTCAGGGCCGGGCTCGATGCCGCCGTCAGCGTCTCCGAGTCCGAGTGCCGCCAGGCAGTCCTGGATCTCCAGCATCTGGGCCTGGACGTGGGGCCGTGCGGTGCGGCCTCCCTGGCCGGCGTTCGAACCGCCGTGGCTCGTCCGGAACGCCGACAGCAGTTGGGCCTGGATGGAAACTCCGTGATCGTCCTGGTCAGTACCGAAGGCCTGGCGGCAAACCCACTCCGATGA
- a CDS encoding alkaline phosphatase family protein — protein MISPRLDQQNAGVHKVIVRDGEMYGYRRADTEVTDMSRIYLDQFGPAASFVYLGEVDEAGHVYGGVSAEYLVAVSRIDAHLGTLLHAISTRAAREDEDWLVGITTDHGHLDEGGHGVREDVVRGSFFAAARSGRGDQAWPDEGLSLPASMRPEKITPYLA, from the coding sequence GTGATCAGTCCCCGCCTCGACCAGCAAAACGCCGGTGTGCACAAGGTCATCGTGCGCGATGGCGAAATGTATGGATATCGGCGGGCAGACACCGAGGTGACCGACATGTCACGGATATACCTGGACCAGTTCGGGCCGGCTGCGAGTTTCGTTTACCTGGGCGAGGTGGATGAGGCGGGGCACGTTTATGGTGGTGTTTCGGCGGAGTATCTGGTCGCGGTGAGCCGGATCGACGCGCATCTCGGCACCCTGCTGCACGCGATCAGCACGCGTGCCGCCCGCGAAGACGAGGACTGGCTGGTCGGCATCACGACCGATCACGGCCACCTCGACGAGGGCGGGCACGGCGTCCGGGAAGACGTGGTGCGCGGCTCATTCTTCGCGGCCGCGCGCTCGGGGCGCGGCGACCAGGCCTGGCCGGACGAGGGCCTCTCCCTGCCCGCGTCGATGCGCCCGGAGAAGATCACGCCGTACCTCGCCTAG
- a CDS encoding ABC transporter permease — protein MLSYSVVASQLGGIPLAFAFSAAIGSQGLITMAVFDATGWDLTESFAVSSFGGLVVVYLYFQVPLMAILVLPAIMGIRRERGESALSLGTGRWRYLTDNLLPILSPAIGGAVLLLFANSFSAYATAYALSGGGANLVPILIGFFISGNVLTDQSFGAALATGMILVITLAMVLRHLLARRTTRWLQ, from the coding sequence ATGCTGTCGTATTCCGTCGTCGCCTCACAGCTCGGCGGCATCCCGCTGGCCTTCGCCTTCAGCGCCGCCATCGGCTCGCAGGGTCTCATCACGATGGCCGTCTTCGACGCGACCGGGTGGGACCTCACCGAGTCCTTCGCGGTGTCGTCGTTCGGGGGACTCGTCGTTGTCTACCTCTACTTTCAAGTACCGCTGATGGCGATACTCGTGCTGCCCGCCATCATGGGCATTCGTCGAGAGCGGGGCGAATCCGCGCTGAGTCTCGGGACCGGCCGCTGGCGCTACCTGACCGACAATCTCCTGCCGATTCTGTCGCCCGCCATCGGAGGGGCCGTGTTGCTGCTCTTCGCGAACTCGTTCAGCGCCTACGCGACCGCGTATGCCCTGAGCGGCGGCGGGGCCAACCTGGTGCCGATCCTGATCGGCTTCTTCATCTCGGGCAACGTGCTCACCGACCAGAGCTTTGGGGCCGCCCTGGCCACCGGAATGATACTCGTGATCACGCTCGCCATGGTGCTGCGCCACCTGCTGGCGCGACGCACGACGCGGTGGCTGCAATGA
- a CDS encoding GntR family transcriptional regulator yields MGTPNIAEAPVAAPSARVLSLARERQARFAPPSPLHLQIAEWVRGLVASGDLTAGDKLPPERQLAQALTVSRMTLRQALEGLQATGWLTRTLGRRGGSVIAHHRSDVDISNLIGLRAQLLQSAMTASSRLISATVQTPDENTRTALRLGPTDTVYDVMRVRFADEVAVVLERSFFPTALFPGLLDLDLTGSMYSIMRRHYGLGPVSATQELTAMIVDPADAAMLHIAPGSPILGIVRTSIAGNGTPMEFSRDLFRSDKLRVTVSGRVSSATDALSEPPESNPPAPRSFRGH; encoded by the coding sequence ATGGGCACACCGAACATCGCCGAGGCCCCGGTAGCGGCGCCGTCGGCACGCGTCCTGTCCCTCGCCCGCGAGAGACAGGCCCGCTTTGCGCCCCCGTCACCGTTACACCTGCAGATCGCCGAGTGGGTGCGCGGCCTGGTGGCCTCGGGTGACCTCACCGCCGGCGACAAACTGCCCCCGGAACGCCAGCTCGCCCAAGCCCTCACCGTGAGTCGTATGACCCTCCGCCAGGCCCTCGAAGGGCTGCAGGCCACCGGCTGGCTCACCCGCACCCTCGGTCGCCGCGGCGGTTCCGTCATCGCCCATCACCGCTCCGATGTCGACATTTCCAATCTGATAGGCCTGCGTGCGCAGCTGTTGCAGTCGGCGATGACGGCATCCTCTCGGCTCATCTCGGCGACCGTGCAGACGCCCGATGAGAACACCCGTACGGCGTTGCGGCTCGGCCCCACCGACACCGTTTACGACGTGATGCGGGTGCGGTTCGCCGACGAGGTCGCCGTGGTGCTGGAGCGCTCGTTCTTTCCCACGGCGTTGTTTCCCGGGCTGCTCGACCTCGATCTCACCGGGTCGATGTACTCGATTATGCGCCGGCACTATGGGCTCGGGCCGGTCTCCGCCACGCAGGAGCTGACCGCCATGATCGTCGACCCGGCCGATGCCGCCATGCTCCACATTGCCCCGGGCAGCCCGATTCTTGGCATTGTCCGCACGTCGATCGCGGGAAACGGCACGCCGATGGAATTCTCCCGCGACCTCTTCCGCTCCGACAAGCTGCGCGTCACCGTCTCGGGGCGGGTCAGTTCAGCAACGGATGCACTCAGCGAGCCCCCGGAATCGAATCCTCCAGCACCACGATCCTTCAGAGGGCACTGA